The following nucleotide sequence is from Synergistaceae bacterium.
CAGCTCCGAAAGTCGTATCATAAACCTCATCAAAGCCGAGTCTATGAAGAGCAGCCACGATTTTGCCCATGACGTTTTCGCCTCTTTCGCCTCCAAATGCCTGACTAACTGCAACTCTTACAGCCGGAGCTACCTGCGCAAAAACTTTCACATTTGGATCTGATAGGGCTTCCCAGACCGGGCGGATATTCGTATTAATGCTTATTGCTCCCGTCGGACATACTACACGGCATTGACCGCAATTTACGCAATCAGTCTTAGCAAGTGCCTTATCAAATGCCGGTGCTACTGTTGCATATGTGCCTCTTTTCGTGAAATCAATAGCATTAACTCCCTGTATACCCTCGCAGACTCTAACACAGTCGCCGCAAAGTATGCATTTATTTGGATTCCTGATTATTGAAGGCGAGCTGAAATCAATCGGGTGATCTCCTTTGTGAGCAGGATATGACACACTTGCAACTCCGAGCCTGTGAGCAAGTTTCTGCAAATCACAGTCTCCGCTCTTAACGCATGATGTACAATCACGATCATGAGAAGCAAGCAATAACTCTATAATCATTCGTCTATAACGCACAAGCCGCGGGGTATTTGTCTTAATATTCATGCCGTCGCGCGGACGTTCTGAACATGACGCAAAAACTCGGCCGCGATCGTCTTCAACATTACAAAGCCTGCAAGCTCCATAAATTGAGAGTTCAGAGTGATAGCACAGAGTCGGCAAATCGATTCCGGCTTTCCTTATGACTGATAAAATATTCGGTTCGTCAGTAAATTCGACTGGGTAGCCGTCAATTTTCATAATTCCCATTGTATGCACCTCCTAAGCAATATAGATAGCTTTGAACGGACAAGCAGAAATACAAGCACCGCACTTAATGCACTTAGATTGATCGATTTCGTACGGAGTTTTTGGCGCGCCGTGAATTGCTTGTACAGGGCAGCCCCTCGCACATTTTGAGCAGGCCTTGCATTTTGACTTATCGATAATATATTGCTTGAGTTTCTGACAGACATGAGCCGGACATTTTTTATTCTGGATATGCTCAAGATATTCATTTAAGAAATTATCAAGAGTGCTGACAACTGGTAAAGGCGCACTTTTTCCGAGACCGCATAAAGCCGTGTTAATAATCAAGTCTGATAGAGTGCGTAATTTCTCGATGTCCTGCATTTCGCCCTGACCTGCTACGATTCTCTCTAAAATCTCAAGCATTCTGAGAGTACCTTCACGGCATGGGACGCACTTCCCGCAAGATTCCCTGTGTGTGAATTCCATAAAGAATCTAGCCACTTCAACCATGCAAGTATCTTCGTCCATTACGACAAGACCGCCGGAGCCGACTATTACGCCCAATTTTTTAACGTTATCGAAATCAAGAGGTTCATCGAGCTGATTTTCAGTTAAGCAGCCTCCTGAAGGTCCGCCTATTTGTACAGCCTTAAATTTTTTATCGTTGCGAATCCCCCCGCCTATGTTAAAAATTATTTCGCGAGGTGTTATTCCGAATGGGACTTCAATCAAGCCTGTATTTTTCACGCTGCCAGTTAAAGCAAATGCCTTTGTGCCCGGGCTTTTCTCTGTGCCGAATCCCTTAAACCATTCTGCACCGTTATTAATTATCATGGGAACATTAGCAAAAGTTTCTACATTATTTAATACTGTAGGTTTCTCAAATAATCCCTGCTCAACTGTTCTAGGAGGCTTGACTCTGGGCATTCCGCGCTTCCCTTCGATTGAGGCCGTTAATGCGCTCCCTTCACCGCAGACAAAAGCACCTGCACCGCGATTTATATGCAGAATAAAATTAAATCCTGATCCTAAAATATTTTCACCGAGTAAGCCCGCTTCAGTCGCCTGTTCAATAGCCCGCTGCAATCTCTTGACCGCTAAAGGATATTCCGCACGAACATAAATATAACCTTCATGAGCTCCGACAGCATAAGCCGCTATAATCATGCCCTCGATCATTTTATGAGGGTCGCCCTCCATAATTGAACGATCCATAAAAGCACCTGGGTCGCCTTCATCGCCGTTACAGACAATATAGCGGACTTTTTCGGGTTGACTTGCAACTTGCTGCCATTTCCTGCCAGCCGGGAATCCTCCGCCGCCTCGTCCTCTCAAGTTTGAATCAAGAATTTTTTGTATAACTTCGTCTTGAGTCATGGTAAAAATAGATTTTGCAAGTGCTAAATATGCCCCGCTCGCTATTGCCTCTTCTATGTGTTCCGCGTCAATATGTCCGCAATTTTTGAGAACGACTCGAGTCTGACCTGCATAAAATGGGATTTCTTCCTGCGTTATATATTCTTTGCCGTCCATTTTATAAAGGAGTCTATTAATAATTTCGCCGTTCTTGATTGTTTTCTCAAAAATTTCGTCGCAGTCTTCGGGCTTAACTTTTGTGTATAGAATCCCCTGAGGCTCTATTCTCACAAGCGGGCCCATTTCGCAGAATCCATGACAACCGGTTCGGCGGACTCCCACGGGATGGCCGGCAGCTTCGGGGGCAAATTCTACAGAAATATTTTCGTCATTACCTGCAAGCTGATTAAAACGTTCCGCAATTTTCGCACTCCCTCCAGCCTGACACCCAGTACCAGCGCAAATTAATACACGGCACGGAGCATTTTTCACTTTCTCGCTGAAAAGTTCGTGAAATTTCTTTAACTCTTCAAAATTTTGGATTCTGTTCATGAGTTTGCGGCCTCCTCTTTCAATTCTTTTATTAGTGCTGTGGCCTTATCCGGAGTCATTGCCGGGTGAACTGTATCATTTACCATCATCGCCGGAGCAAGACCGCAAGCCCCTAAACATGAAACAGTCTCAACAGTAAATAACATATCATCAGTAGTGTGTTTCTTCTCAGAAAGCCCTAAATCCGAACGAAGACGCTCAAGCACCGGCACAGATTGTCTAACATGGCAGGCCGTACCGTCACAAACTCTGATAATATATTTGCCCTTTGCCTCAAATGAAAATCTTTCGTAGAAGCTCGCAACACTATAAGCCTTTGTCTCAGTTATTCCGATTTTCTCGGCAACATAAGAAAGCAGCTCAACAGGAATATAATTCCAAGTCTCCTGAATCTCGTGAATAATAGGAATTAATGAACGTTCCTGCGCCGGATATTTGCTTAAAATTTCGTCTGTCTTTGCGTAAAAAGAACTATCTAGCACAAAAATTACCCCCTTGTCAAAAAATTTATTAAGCTGCAAATTAATGAAAGCAAACAATTTTATAGTAAAATATTGCTCCTGCTTATGTAATTCAATTCGTAAATAAATTATATAGTAACATAAATTAATTTAAAATATTCGTCTATTCTATAAAGCAATATATTAAAATTTGAGATTTATTTTTTCATAGATCCAATCTTCAACATATTCCCAGAATAACCACAGGAAAAAGGCAATGCATATCATAATAACAAATAAAATATACGCTTCGGCAGCCAAACCGCTGGCAATTCCACTTCCAAGAAGAGATAATACTATCATTCCGGGAGCACGTCCAATTAAACAGACTAGAGACAGAGGCAATAATTTTAACTTTGTCAGCCCAGCCATAAAGCATACAGAGTCATCAGGAAGTGCAGGCAGCAAAAATATCATGAAAAATGTCATGTAACCGCCCTCGTAAATGACTCTGTCGAACTGTTTTATAATCGAATCTGATACTATTTTTCTGACAAGTTTATATCCTAAGATTCTCGCTCCGGCCATCGCTATAAAACTCCCAATTGATAGGCCAAGTGTCGTTAAAAGCCAGCCCTTCCAGAAACCGAAAATAAAGCCGCCTGCAAACGCTACAGCCTGCCCGGGAATGGGAGCAATTACTACTTGCAGAATTTGAAGCAAAATAAATATAATTTCAGCGTACGATCCTTTTTCCAGCAAGAAATTTTTTAACTCTAATGGATTTTTACTGTAATTAATAATGCTATTCTTCCATGATATAAGCACTTCATCGGGCAAAAAATATGGAATCAGTCCCAGAATTACAGCAATAATCAAAAATATTACTGAAGCAGGAAGCAAAATCATTATTAGCGAGTAAAATTTACGCTTCAAAAGCTGCCAAAATTCTTTATTAGTCATTTGCTAGATAGAAAATTATTTAACAGTCTTCTCACTGGCCGAATCTGCCATACGAGCAAATATATATTCTTGAGTCATATGCACAACAAAGCCATATGCAATTAATATCGTAAACATGATAAACTCACTCAAAATCAGGAAATCAGCAAATTGAGGATTATTCTTCATATAGAAAATATGTACGCAGGCAAATACAGTCCCGATCATAAATGATTTTGAACCGTATGCACGCAGCTCATTTCTACAAGTTTGACGATAATTTTGATCCAAGAGAGTTACTATATTAAAACTTGCAAATGATACGCCTAAACCGTCAAAGAATAAAAAATGAGGGTAAGCAAATACTCCCATGAAAGCTAAAATCAGAAGTATAATATAAACTATCTTGGCCCATAACACTTTATCGCCTCTATAATATTTAACAGTCCTGTCAATCATATAATAAAAATATACAACGCCTAGAATTGTTATAAAAAGCGGAAATGCCGGAAAATAAGAGCCATAAGGATTTAACCCGCTCCATATAGTCGTCCATGGATTAAAGATAAAACGCTGCGTAAAATATGCGATAAACATCAAAGCGAGCGTAAAACAAGTCGAATTCCTGTAAAAATGCTGGTCATATACACTCTTTCTATAAGAAATTTTCTCTTGAAAAAATGTATTAGAATTTCGCTTGTCGTCCATATGTTCGGACATAAATAAATCAAGAGCATTCTTTACATTACGATCCATATTTGTAGAACAGTAATTCAAGTAAGACGACGCAATAAAATCGTGAGCAATCTCATATTCCAAACTGCTCCCCTCTGTATTCTTTCGTATTAATTGCACCGTCTCAAGCTGTTGAATGATATTCATCATATCTTCATGGCCATTTTTCGTAAATAAATTCGGGAACAAGTAATTTTCTAAGTCTTCAGTTTTTAGTGAAAGTTGATTAATCCTCGCTTGACTCAATAAATATAATAATCTCGAAGCATGAAAATAATTACTGCACGATGCTAATTGATAATCAAAATATTGGCCTAATAATTCATTACTGTCCTTATCTATAAATTTATGCAGCTCTTCATTAGAGTACATTAATATTTTTTGATTGAATTCAGCCATGTGAAATATAATTTGCTGTTCGATCAAAGGCTCATTAATATGCTTGTTAAAGAGTAATGAACCATCTTCCCCGAATAAAATTCTGCATTTGCTCTCAAGTATAGAAGCGTTTGAGTTTTCGCCGTTAATCTGGAAATTCATTTCATTTTGATTGCGGCAATATAATAAAGTAGCTCCCATTTTTTCAAGAATAACACGATCAGCACCGATCCCATATGTGTCTAAATGAACTAATGCATTATTCTTGATAGTATAAGATTCCCATATGCTTGTTTTTGTCGGACGCAGGAGTGATAATGCCGGGGAATTCATGTCATTTTTTTTCTCAATTACGCTGAATAATTTTCTGAATATACCATGTGAGGCATGATCTGATCCTTCCTCAGCTGATAAAAGATTATTCATGTCAAATTTTTTCAGGAAATCAGCTAAATACTCTTCTCTAAGTGAAATAATAATACCGGTATTCTTTCTGCATAAATATCGCATAATTTCTTGTATTCTTGCTTGTTCAGGCTTAGATAAGAAGAAAAAACGTTCAAATTGGTCCAAGATAAAAACTGCCTTCCCGGTGGAAGTTATCGCGCTTATTCTCTGATCTATATTGCTTCCTAATAAAAATATCATACGCCCATAAAATTCATGATAATTTCCGGAAAAATCAAAAATTTCGTACTCATCTTTATAAGCCCGCTTAAAAAAGTTCAAAATAATTGATTTACCGCTTCCACTCGGGCCCGTAATGCAGAGTGCCTGTTTCATTGAAGTCTGAGGGAATATAGTTTCTTCTAAAATTTGATGCATGTACTTTATTTCTTCATCTCTTGAAAGAATATCATGCCCCTTGTCTATATTGCTGTCTTTAAGATCATATAATCCCAGAAATTCAAATTTATCTTTTCGCGAATATGGAATAATATTATTTTTCACTCTTCTACCTATAAGAGCAATGAACGGGACAAATATTAAACCGGCAGCCCAAATGAAAATTTGAGTCAAGCTCGCAAAATAATGAATTTGTACATCAAAAAATAACAATACCCATATAACAATAAATAATGCAATTACAAATTTATATAGAATTTGACTCAAGTCATAAATATTGTGATTCTGCTTCTTCATTGCGCTTATATAATTAGAAATATTCTGATTCATATTTTAGTCCTCCGGTTTATGCTTCATCATTATTAAATAGAATATCTTGACAACGCTTTAAACTTTCTCCCGCCTCTTGAATGCCGGTTTCATAAGCAATTCGATAATAACTCACAGCATTACGCAAATCGTGTAAAGATCTCTCGTAAAGATGTGCTAAAGATAAGGCAGCTTGTGGGATTGCGTCTTCACCGAAAGCTACTTTTTTGTAAAGTTTAATGGCTTTCTCGACATCCCGTAATTCCATAGCGTGGGCATAATTATAGATTGCCGGTGCATATCCAGCGTCTGCAGCTTGTTTATACAGGGCAACAGCTAATTTAGGATCAGTATTTGTCATAATGCCGTTCATTTTATAATAACCCAGCGCGTTTTGTGCAGGCGGATAATTCAAATCTGCTGCTGATTGATAGAGTTTAAGCGCACTTGCAAAATCTTTATCATTCTCGGCAAAATTTGCTAAACGATAAATAGCAGGAGCAAAA
It contains:
- a CDS encoding NADH-quinone oxidoreductase subunit NuoF, producing the protein MNRIQNFEELKKFHELFSEKVKNAPCRVLICAGTGCQAGGSAKIAERFNQLAGNDENISVEFAPEAAGHPVGVRRTGCHGFCEMGPLVRIEPQGILYTKVKPEDCDEIFEKTIKNGEIINRLLYKMDGKEYITQEEIPFYAGQTRVVLKNCGHIDAEHIEEAIASGAYLALAKSIFTMTQDEVIQKILDSNLRGRGGGGFPAGRKWQQVASQPEKVRYIVCNGDEGDPGAFMDRSIMEGDPHKMIEGMIIAAYAVGAHEGYIYVRAEYPLAVKRLQRAIEQATEAGLLGENILGSGFNFILHINRGAGAFVCGEGSALTASIEGKRGMPRVKPPRTVEQGLFEKPTVLNNVETFANVPMIINNGAEWFKGFGTEKSPGTKAFALTGSVKNTGLIEVPFGITPREIIFNIGGGIRNDKKFKAVQIGGPSGGCLTENQLDEPLDFDNVKKLGVIVGSGGLVVMDEDTCMVEVARFFMEFTHRESCGKCVPCREGTLRMLEILERIVAGQGEMQDIEKLRTLSDLIINTALCGLGKSAPLPVVSTLDNFLNEYLEHIQNKKCPAHVCQKLKQYIIDKSKCKACSKCARGCPVQAIHGAPKTPYEIDQSKCIKCGACISACPFKAIYIA
- a CDS encoding NAD(P)H-dependent oxidoreductase subunit E produces the protein MLDSSFYAKTDEILSKYPAQERSLIPIIHEIQETWNYIPVELLSYVAEKIGITETKAYSVASFYERFSFEAKGKYIIRVCDGTACHVRQSVPVLERLRSDLGLSEKKHTTDDMLFTVETVSCLGACGLAPAMMVNDTVHPAMTPDKATALIKELKEEAANS
- a CDS encoding TVP38/TMEM64 family protein, which translates into the protein MKRKFYSLIMILLPASVIFLIIAVILGLIPYFLPDEVLISWKNSIINYSKNPLELKNFLLEKGSYAEIIFILLQILQVVIAPIPGQAVAFAGGFIFGFWKGWLLTTLGLSIGSFIAMAGARILGYKLVRKIVSDSIIKQFDRVIYEGGYMTFFMIFLLPALPDDSVCFMAGLTKLKLLPLSLVCLIGRAPGMIVLSLLGSGIASGLAAEAYILFVIMICIAFFLWLFWEYVEDWIYEKINLKF
- a CDS encoding ATP-binding protein encodes the protein MNQNISNYISAMKKQNHNIYDLSQILYKFVIALFIVIWVLLFFDVQIHYFASLTQIFIWAAGLIFVPFIALIGRRVKNNIIPYSRKDKFEFLGLYDLKDSNIDKGHDILSRDEEIKYMHQILEETIFPQTSMKQALCITGPSGSGKSIILNFFKRAYKDEYEIFDFSGNYHEFYGRMIFLLGSNIDQRISAITSTGKAVFILDQFERFFFLSKPEQARIQEIMRYLCRKNTGIIISLREEYLADFLKKFDMNNLLSAEEGSDHASHGIFRKLFSVIEKKNDMNSPALSLLRPTKTSIWESYTIKNNALVHLDTYGIGADRVILEKMGATLLYCRNQNEMNFQINGENSNASILESKCRILFGEDGSLLFNKHINEPLIEQQIIFHMAEFNQKILMYSNEELHKFIDKDSNELLGQYFDYQLASCSNYFHASRLLYLLSQARINQLSLKTEDLENYLFPNLFTKNGHEDMMNIIQQLETVQLIRKNTEGSSLEYEIAHDFIASSYLNYCSTNMDRNVKNALDLFMSEHMDDKRNSNTFFQEKISYRKSVYDQHFYRNSTCFTLALMFIAYFTQRFIFNPWTTIWSGLNPYGSYFPAFPLFITILGVVYFYYMIDRTVKYYRGDKVLWAKIVYIILLILAFMGVFAYPHFLFFDGLGVSFASFNIVTLLDQNYRQTCRNELRAYGSKSFMIGTVFACVHIFYMKNNPQFADFLILSEFIMFTILIAYGFVVHMTQEYIFARMADSASEKTVK